The Manis javanica isolate MJ-LG chromosome 6, MJ_LKY, whole genome shotgun sequence genome contains a region encoding:
- the UPK2 gene encoding uroplakin-2 isoform X1: MYCSQLPEGIRLQISRTQALPFPIRRTCADFNISSLSGLLSPALAESLLVALPPCHLTGGNATLMVRRANDSKVVKSRFVVPPCRGRRELVSVVDSGAGFTVTRLSAYQVTNLVPGTKYYISYQVMKGTVTESSREIPMSTLPRRAAESLALGMARTGGMVVITVLLSVAMFLLVLGLIITLALGAHK; this comes from the exons ATGTATTGTTCACAGCTCCCAGAAGGCATCAGG CTCCAGATCTCAAGGACACAGGCTCTGCCATTTCCCATCAGACGGACATGTG CAGACTTCAACATCTCAAGCCTCTCTGGTCTGCTGTCGCCGGCACTAGCGGAGAGCCTGCTAGTTGCCTTGCCCCCCTGTCACCTCACAGGGGGCAATGCCACACTGATGGTCCGGAGAGCCAATGACAGCAAAG TGGTGAAATCAAGGTTTGTGGTGCCTCCATGCCGCGGACGCAGGGAGCTGGTGAGTGTGGTGGACAGTGGGGCTGGCTTCACGGTCACCCGGCTCAGTGCCTACCAGGTGACAAACCTCGTGCCAGGAACCAAATACTA CATTTCCTACCAAGTGATGAAGGGGACAGTCACTGAGTCCAGCAGAGAGATCCCCATGTCCACACTTCCTC GAAGGGCGGCGGAGTCCCTGGCGCTGGGAATGGCCCGGACAGGAGGTATGGTGGTCATCACGGTGCTGCTCTCTGTCGCCATGTTCCTGCTGGTTCTGGGCCTCATCATCACCCTGGCACTGGGTGCCCACAAGTGA
- the UPK2 gene encoding uroplakin-2 isoform X2 yields the protein MYCSQLPEGIRLQISRTQALPFPIRRTCDFNISSLSGLLSPALAESLLVALPPCHLTGGNATLMVRRANDSKVVKSRFVVPPCRGRRELVSVVDSGAGFTVTRLSAYQVTNLVPGTKYYISYQVMKGTVTESSREIPMSTLPRRAAESLALGMARTGGMVVITVLLSVAMFLLVLGLIITLALGAHK from the exons ATGTATTGTTCACAGCTCCCAGAAGGCATCAGG CTCCAGATCTCAAGGACACAGGCTCTGCCATTTCCCATCAGACGGACATGTG ACTTCAACATCTCAAGCCTCTCTGGTCTGCTGTCGCCGGCACTAGCGGAGAGCCTGCTAGTTGCCTTGCCCCCCTGTCACCTCACAGGGGGCAATGCCACACTGATGGTCCGGAGAGCCAATGACAGCAAAG TGGTGAAATCAAGGTTTGTGGTGCCTCCATGCCGCGGACGCAGGGAGCTGGTGAGTGTGGTGGACAGTGGGGCTGGCTTCACGGTCACCCGGCTCAGTGCCTACCAGGTGACAAACCTCGTGCCAGGAACCAAATACTA CATTTCCTACCAAGTGATGAAGGGGACAGTCACTGAGTCCAGCAGAGAGATCCCCATGTCCACACTTCCTC GAAGGGCGGCGGAGTCCCTGGCGCTGGGAATGGCCCGGACAGGAGGTATGGTGGTCATCACGGTGCTGCTCTCTGTCGCCATGTTCCTGCTGGTTCTGGGCCTCATCATCACCCTGGCACTGGGTGCCCACAAGTGA
- the UPK2 gene encoding uroplakin-2 isoform X3 → MAPPLPVRTLPLILILLTVLALGTSADFNISSLSGLLSPALAESLLVALPPCHLTGGNATLMVRRANDSKVVKSRFVVPPCRGRRELVSVVDSGAGFTVTRLSAYQVTNLVPGTKYYISYQVMKGTVTESSREIPMSTLPRRAAESLALGMARTGGMVVITVLLSVAMFLLVLGLIITLALGAHK, encoded by the exons ATGGCACCTCCGCTGCCTGTCCGGACCTTGCCCTTGATCCTGATTCTGCTGACTGTCCTGGCACTGGGGACCTCAG CAGACTTCAACATCTCAAGCCTCTCTGGTCTGCTGTCGCCGGCACTAGCGGAGAGCCTGCTAGTTGCCTTGCCCCCCTGTCACCTCACAGGGGGCAATGCCACACTGATGGTCCGGAGAGCCAATGACAGCAAAG TGGTGAAATCAAGGTTTGTGGTGCCTCCATGCCGCGGACGCAGGGAGCTGGTGAGTGTGGTGGACAGTGGGGCTGGCTTCACGGTCACCCGGCTCAGTGCCTACCAGGTGACAAACCTCGTGCCAGGAACCAAATACTA CATTTCCTACCAAGTGATGAAGGGGACAGTCACTGAGTCCAGCAGAGAGATCCCCATGTCCACACTTCCTC GAAGGGCGGCGGAGTCCCTGGCGCTGGGAATGGCCCGGACAGGAGGTATGGTGGTCATCACGGTGCTGCTCTCTGTCGCCATGTTCCTGCTGGTTCTGGGCCTCATCATCACCCTGGCACTGGGTGCCCACAAGTGA
- the UPK2 gene encoding uroplakin-2 isoform X4 yields the protein MAPPLPVRTLPLILILLTVLALGTSDFNISSLSGLLSPALAESLLVALPPCHLTGGNATLMVRRANDSKVVKSRFVVPPCRGRRELVSVVDSGAGFTVTRLSAYQVTNLVPGTKYYISYQVMKGTVTESSREIPMSTLPRRAAESLALGMARTGGMVVITVLLSVAMFLLVLGLIITLALGAHK from the exons ATGGCACCTCCGCTGCCTGTCCGGACCTTGCCCTTGATCCTGATTCTGCTGACTGTCCTGGCACTGGGGACCTCAG ACTTCAACATCTCAAGCCTCTCTGGTCTGCTGTCGCCGGCACTAGCGGAGAGCCTGCTAGTTGCCTTGCCCCCCTGTCACCTCACAGGGGGCAATGCCACACTGATGGTCCGGAGAGCCAATGACAGCAAAG TGGTGAAATCAAGGTTTGTGGTGCCTCCATGCCGCGGACGCAGGGAGCTGGTGAGTGTGGTGGACAGTGGGGCTGGCTTCACGGTCACCCGGCTCAGTGCCTACCAGGTGACAAACCTCGTGCCAGGAACCAAATACTA CATTTCCTACCAAGTGATGAAGGGGACAGTCACTGAGTCCAGCAGAGAGATCCCCATGTCCACACTTCCTC GAAGGGCGGCGGAGTCCCTGGCGCTGGGAATGGCCCGGACAGGAGGTATGGTGGTCATCACGGTGCTGCTCTCTGTCGCCATGTTCCTGCTGGTTCTGGGCCTCATCATCACCCTGGCACTGGGTGCCCACAAGTGA